The following DNA comes from Chloroflexota bacterium.
AAAAAGTCTATTCCAACGCCGATTTTCCGGACGAAGTGCTGGAACAGTACCGGGACGAGTAACCCGCCGTGCGTTCGTTAGGAATCGATCCCGGCACTCATAATATGGGAGTCGGCGCGATAGACACGGACGGCAGTGCGATGACATTTGTGAACGCAGATGTGCTGAGGGCGAAGCGTACGGCGCCACAAGCAGAGCGGCTTCACCAACTATACACTTTGCTGATCGAATACATCGCGGAGATTGCGCCGGACGAAATCGCCATCGAAGAACCCTTCGTTGGACGTAATGTGAAGTCCGCGCTTTCGGTCGGGCGCGCGCAAGCGGTGGCGATGATGGCCGCCGCCGC
Coding sequences within:
- the ruvC gene encoding crossover junction endodeoxyribonuclease RuvC; this translates as MRSLGIDPGTHNMGVGAIDTDGSAMTFVNADVLRAKRTAPQAERLHQLYTLLIEYIAEIAPDEIAIEEPFVGRNVKSALSVGRAQAVAMMAAAASDIPVQTYAPREVKLAVTGFGNSSKSQVQEMVLLALQASAQPMSQDASDALAVSFCHINARRAQALTQGARA